A window of the Narcine bancroftii isolate sNarBan1 chromosome 4, sNarBan1.hap1, whole genome shotgun sequence genome harbors these coding sequences:
- the LOC138762426 gene encoding uncharacterized protein: protein MNKMRGISLTKTIGAASRVGLKMFRRKKEVSPEQFLIPGWTSKDDGFGMLANTLSLLGPPISWDEKLDPSSAPLGERVATLLRESKFPDKKGTLTNGFWLLATALRHSVQREVELIQREVESQCKRKQLEEELEVLRQCCSMMSKIVRTSQDSAKEWEDKHVQMICHNIKLRQQLCADKERHGVEPDPYRIHAMIRNGDDPDVIEDWDGNIWNENGNNADSPQHVSNILPSPSAVHARPIRQQISQTNRRGDDVRVEMEGIDTPVSHVDPGENTQTPAYALWPTPFVGWPRPPPLDWVEGPVGQSGNRGRKQSMIRDFSVKELAAIGDRFRQKAGETLAAWLLRVWEQGGGNVFLTPEELLGLGTLSTDIRVTAELRGRGREMDYLLTILGDALLRVYPSPLDWDLHLQNNWRTPEEGIALIRQQALASALYGGRLRLWVHGGSPDEEIFTAGMHTRLVRSAQPTTRGLVLSITSPLIGHPVSEAVHALSGLRELELGGKIHSRTTQVKSDKQDEKRRVAGSIIIIGVEKVCGRVFASAA, encoded by the coding sequence atgaacaaaatgagaggtataagtttaaccaagacaattggcgcagcgagcagggttggtctcaagatgtttcgccgaaagaaagaggtgagccctgagcagttcttgattcctggatggacttccaaagacgatgggtttggcatgttggccaataccctgtctttgttgggaccacccattagttgggatgagaagttagacccatcaagtgcacctctgggagagcgggttgccactctccttcgagaaagtaaatttcctgataaaaagggaacgctgacgaatggtttttggttgctggccacagcattacgccactccgttcagcgtgaagtagaattaattcaaagagaagtagaatctcagtgcaaaagaaagcaattagaggaggagctagaagtcctgcgacaatgctgttccatgatgagcaagattgttcgcaccagtcaggacagtgccaaagaatgggaagataagcatgtccaaatgatttgccataatattaaactccggcagcagctctgtgcagataaggaaaggcatggagtagaacccgatccatatcgtattcatgccatgataaggaatggtgacgatcctgatgtaattgaggattgggatgggaatatttgGAATgagaatggtaataatgcagattctcctcagcatgtgtctaacatactaccctctccatctgctgttcatgctcgccctataaggcagcagatttcccaaacaaacagaaggggggatgatgtaagggtagagatggaagggatagataccccagtttcccatgtggacccaggggaaaatacccaaacccctgcttatgctctatggcctactccctttgttggatggcctcgacctcctcccctagactgggtggagggccctgtgggccaaagtgggaacaggggtcggaaacagtcaatgatacgtgacttctctgtaaaagaactggctgccattggagatcgatttaggcaaaaggcaggagaaactctggcggcctggctcctgcgtgtctgggaacaaggagggggtaatgtatttttaacccctgaggaattgttgggattaggaacattatctactgatatcagggtcactgctgagctgcggggtagagggagagagatggattacttacttactattctaggggatgccctgctacgagtatacccatcaccattagattgggatttacatttgcaaaacaattggagaaccccagaggagggtatagcattaattcgtcaacaggccctggcctctgccttgtatggagggcgtttgaggctgtgggtacatggggggagtcctgatgaagagatattcactgccggaatgcataccagattggttcgttctgcccaacccaccacacggggattggttctgtccataactagtccgctaattgggcaccctgtgtctgaggcggtgcacgccttatctgggcttcgagaattagaactgggaggtaaaatccattcacgtacaacccaggttaaatcagacaagcaggatgaaaagagaaggGTTGCTG